A section of the Arthrobacter sp. Marseille-P9274 genome encodes:
- a CDS encoding magnesium and cobalt transport protein CorA, which produces MSLVDNAVYVDGQRVASPGSLDETFMTMRTTGGMAWIGLYRPDPGDVRDVAREFDLNDLAVEDALNGHQRSKLERYGGTLFMVLRPARYLDDVEKVEFGELHVFVGPDFVVTVRHAESPNLAKARRRMEGKPELLAKGPQAVLYAIVDQVVDEYAPVVAGLENDIDEIEDDLFGGSPEVSRRIYELHREVIEFQRATQPLDEMLATLERGAEKYGLDIDLQERLRDVHDHVFRVVDRANAFRALLQNALSVHSTLVGQRQNEEMKRLTETSLAQNEEVKRISSWAAILFAPTLVGAVYGMNFDHMPELDWLWGYPFALTLMVGIGAALYGAFKWKKWL; this is translated from the coding sequence ATGTCGTTGGTGGACAACGCCGTGTACGTGGACGGACAACGGGTTGCCAGCCCCGGCAGCCTGGACGAGACGTTCATGACGATGCGTACGACCGGCGGGATGGCGTGGATCGGGCTGTATCGTCCCGACCCGGGCGACGTGCGGGACGTGGCGCGGGAGTTCGACCTGAACGACCTCGCCGTGGAGGACGCGCTGAACGGCCATCAGCGGTCCAAGCTGGAGCGGTACGGCGGGACCCTGTTCATGGTGCTGCGGCCCGCCCGCTACCTCGACGACGTCGAAAAGGTGGAGTTCGGCGAGCTGCACGTCTTTGTGGGGCCCGACTTCGTGGTGACGGTCCGCCATGCGGAGTCGCCCAACCTAGCCAAGGCGCGGCGGCGGATGGAGGGCAAGCCGGAGCTGCTGGCCAAGGGGCCGCAGGCCGTCCTCTACGCGATCGTGGACCAGGTCGTGGATGAATATGCGCCGGTCGTCGCCGGGCTGGAGAACGACATCGACGAGATCGAGGACGACCTCTTCGGCGGCAGCCCGGAAGTCTCGCGCCGGATCTACGAACTGCACCGCGAGGTGATCGAGTTCCAGCGGGCGACGCAGCCGCTGGACGAAATGCTGGCGACGCTGGAGCGCGGGGCCGAAAAGTACGGGCTGGACATCGACCTGCAGGAGCGGCTGCGCGACGTCCATGACCACGTCTTCCGGGTGGTGGACCGGGCCAACGCGTTCCGGGCGCTGCTGCAGAACGCGCTGAGCGTGCACTCCACGCTTGTGGGGCAGCGCCAGAACGAGGAGATGAAGCGGCTGACCGAGACCAGCCTGGCGCAGAACGAGGAGGTCAAGCGGATCTCGTCCTGGGCCGCCATACTGTTCGCGCCGACGCTGGTGGGCGCCGTGTACGGCATGAACTTCGACCACATGCCGGAGCTGGACTGGCTCTGGGGCTACCCGTTCGCCCTGACGCTCATGGTGGGCATCGGCGCGGCCTTATACGGAGCCTTCAAATGGAAGAAGTGGCTCTGA
- a CDS encoding pyridoxal phosphate-dependent aminotransferase, giving the protein MRPMQHSSKLQNVRYELRGPILHAAKKMEAEGQRILRMNLGDPAPFGLEAPESIVVDMIHHLRDSQGYCDSKGIFSARTAISQYYQTKGLMQIGVEDIFIGNGVSELISMTLQAFLENGDEVLIPAPDYPLWTASVTLSGGTAVHYLCDEDNNWWPDMADVEAKITPRTRAIVLINPNNPTGAVYPRHVIEQFAELARRHDLVLFSDEIYEKITYDDAVHIHTAAVAEDLPVLTFSGLSKAYRMPGYRAGWVAVSGPRAATAAYRESLELLASLRLCANVPAQHAIQTSLGGYQSIGDLVKPGGRLREQRDLACKLLNEIPGVSCVPAAGAMYLFPKLDPAVYPFTNDEQFVLDLLEDQKILVSHGTAFHWPAPDHFRFVILPSVAEIEEAVRRISSFLGVYRRKAEAEALAGAAGIPAP; this is encoded by the coding sequence ATGCGCCCCATGCAGCACTCCAGCAAACTCCAGAACGTCCGGTACGAACTTCGCGGCCCCATCCTGCACGCCGCCAAGAAAATGGAGGCGGAGGGACAGCGCATCCTGCGGATGAACCTGGGCGATCCCGCGCCCTTCGGACTGGAGGCGCCGGAGTCGATCGTCGTGGACATGATCCACCATCTGCGCGATTCCCAGGGTTACTGCGACTCCAAGGGCATCTTCTCGGCCCGCACCGCGATCTCGCAGTACTACCAGACCAAGGGCCTGATGCAGATCGGTGTGGAGGACATCTTCATCGGCAACGGCGTCTCGGAACTCATTTCGATGACGCTCCAGGCCTTCCTGGAGAACGGCGACGAGGTGCTCATCCCGGCCCCCGACTACCCGCTGTGGACCGCCTCGGTCACGCTCAGCGGCGGCACGGCCGTCCACTACCTCTGCGACGAGGACAACAACTGGTGGCCGGACATGGCGGACGTCGAAGCCAAGATCACCCCGCGGACCAGGGCCATCGTGCTCATCAACCCGAACAACCCGACCGGGGCCGTCTATCCGCGGCACGTCATCGAACAGTTCGCGGAACTCGCGCGCCGGCACGACCTGGTCCTGTTCTCCGACGAGATCTACGAGAAGATCACCTATGACGACGCCGTCCACATCCACACCGCGGCCGTCGCCGAAGACCTCCCGGTGCTGACCTTCTCCGGACTGTCCAAGGCCTACCGCATGCCCGGCTACCGCGCCGGCTGGGTCGCCGTCAGCGGTCCGCGCGCCGCCACCGCCGCGTACCGCGAATCACTTGAGCTGCTGGCCTCCCTGCGGCTCTGCGCCAACGTCCCGGCCCAGCACGCCATCCAGACCTCGCTCGGCGGCTACCAGAGCATCGGGGACCTCGTGAAGCCCGGCGGCCGGCTGCGCGAACAACGCGACCTGGCCTGCAAGCTGCTCAACGAGATCCCCGGCGTCAGCTGCGTCCCGGCCGCCGGCGCCATGTACCTCTTCCCCAAGCTGGATCCGGCGGTCTACCCCTTCACGAACGACGAGCAGTTCGTGCTCGACCTGCTGGAAGACCAGAAGATCCTCGTCTCGCACGGCACGGCCTTCCATTGGCCGGCGCCGGACCACTTCCGCTTCGTCATCCTGCCGTCCGTCGCCGAGATCGAAGAGGCCGTCCGGCGGATTTCGTCCTTCCTGGGCGTCTACCGGCGGAAGGCCGAAGCCGAGGCCCTGGCCGGAGCCGCGGGCATCCCGGCGCCCTGA
- a CDS encoding CPBP family intramembrane glutamic endopeptidase, with protein MTARTPLRRRSTTEPKRGGLTLRSAPAFFLATFGLSWGAGALYMLFQAEIDAIFGPMGYTNPVFILMVYTPGIVGVAMVWRHYGLSGLASFFRRFGQWRMALSWWLVLLVAMPAVFYAGAAIQGSLTDPFPFSPWYAMLPALLPMLLIGPVEELGWRGVALPLLQRRFSPLWAGLLLGLLVAIWHTPSFLLSGTKQSEWEFLPFFFGVVAISVILTPMFNAARGSLLVAFLFHAQMNNPVWPDAQPWDMWLFVTAALVVAVVNRKALFDRSMGATGILHSPCAGRSVNSP; from the coding sequence ATGACCGCGCGAACACCCTTGCGCCGACGCAGCACAACAGAGCCGAAGAGGGGAGGCCTGACGTTGCGGTCGGCCCCCGCCTTCTTCCTCGCCACTTTCGGCCTGTCCTGGGGCGCGGGCGCACTGTACATGCTGTTCCAGGCGGAGATCGACGCCATTTTCGGCCCCATGGGATACACCAACCCTGTCTTCATCCTCATGGTCTACACGCCCGGGATTGTGGGCGTTGCCATGGTGTGGCGCCACTACGGGCTGTCGGGTCTGGCCAGCTTCTTCCGTCGATTCGGACAGTGGCGGATGGCGCTGTCGTGGTGGCTCGTTCTGCTGGTCGCCATGCCCGCGGTGTTTTATGCAGGGGCCGCGATCCAGGGTAGCCTCACCGACCCGTTCCCCTTCTCGCCGTGGTACGCCATGCTGCCTGCTCTGCTGCCGATGCTCCTCATCGGACCCGTCGAAGAGCTCGGCTGGCGGGGCGTGGCACTGCCGCTGCTCCAGCGGCGGTTCTCGCCGCTATGGGCCGGACTCCTGCTCGGTCTGCTGGTGGCCATCTGGCACACTCCGTCGTTCTTGCTGAGCGGGACGAAGCAGTCCGAATGGGAGTTCTTGCCATTCTTCTTCGGCGTCGTGGCGATCAGCGTTATCCTCACGCCGATGTTCAACGCGGCACGGGGGAGCCTGCTGGTGGCGTTCCTGTTTCACGCGCAGATGAACAACCCGGTCTGGCCTGACGCCCAGCCGTGGGACATGTGGCTGTTCGTCACGGCGGCCCTCGTGGTGGCGGTAGTGAACCGCAAGGCACTGTTCGACCGCAGCATGGGGGCGACCGGGATCCTGCACAGCCCCTGCGCCGGACGGTCCGTAAATTCTCCGTGA